A window of Cryptomeria japonica chromosome 3, Sugi_1.0, whole genome shotgun sequence contains these coding sequences:
- the LOC131874243 gene encoding uncharacterized protein LOC131874243 gives MIMPTKPVDVKRHYPSDIQDLITKRSKVFEDLPPGRPPNRRSEHIIELEEGEKLVITTSYWYPKKQKYEIEKAIKELLDMGFIRPSKSPFASIVLLVRKKDGTMRMCVDYQCDASREVFGVVLMQEKHPIAFERRKLRGAENSYSIYDKEMLAIMHALAKFRQYLVGSKFVAKIDHNSLKHFMHEKYLNERQQKWVSKLQAYDFDI, from the exons ATGATTATGCCCACCAAACCTGTTGACGTAAAGAGGCACTATCCTTCAGATATTCAGGATTTGATCACAAAAAGAAGTAAAGTCTTTGAGGACTTACCACCTGGGAGACCTCCTAATAGGAGATCTGAACACATCATTGAGTTGGAGGAAGGAGAAAAATTGGTTATTACCACTTCATACTGGTATCCTAAGAAGCAAAAATATGAGATAGAGAAGGCCATTAAGGAGCTCTTGGACATGGGGTTTATCCGTCCAAGTAAGAGCCCATTTGCTTCAATAGTGCTTTTAGTTAGGAAGAAAGATGGGACAATGCGCATGTGCGTGGATTACCAA TGTGATGCATCAAGAGAAGTATTTGGTGTtgttttgatgcaagagaagcatccAATAGCGTTTGAGAGAAGGAAGTTACGTGGAGCTGAGAATTCTTACTCtatctatgacaaggaaatgcttgcaatcatgcatgcattaGCCAAGTTCAGACAATACTTGGTGGGGAGTAAATTTGTTGCTAAAATAGATCATAACAGTCTCAAACACTTTATGCATGAAAAATATTTGAATGAGAGACAACAGAAGTGGGTAAGTAAGCtacaggcttatgactttgacatataA